One window of the Alligator mississippiensis isolate rAllMis1 chromosome 5, rAllMis1, whole genome shotgun sequence genome contains the following:
- the IER5 gene encoding immediate early response gene 5 protein, whose translation MEFKLEAHRIVSISLGKIYSARGQRGGLKLHKNLLVSLVLRSARQVYLSEPGCPPAASRGPAPHPHPAACWDPPPPACASPRRCPCCCPAEAEEPAAPPPCPRKRGAAERGPTGSPRKKPRREAEGELEPEPAEDMETGNVASLISIFGSSFSGLLGKEPAGRRRGAPGDGPAAAGGEAATGEPGQICCDEPVLRNLNPWSTAIVAF comes from the coding sequence AGCGCGCGCGGCCAGCGCGGCGGCCTCAAGCTGCACAAGAACCTGCTGGTGTCGCTGGTGCTGCGCAGCGCCCGCCAGGTCTACCTGAGCGAGCCCGGCTGCCCGCCCGCTGCGTCCCGCGGGCCCGCCCCTCATCCGCACCCGGCCGCCTGCTGGGACCCGCCGCCGCCGGCCTGCGCAAGCCCGCGCCGCTGCCCCTGTTGCTGCCCGGCGGAGGCGGAGGAGCCCGCCGCGCCGCCCCCCTGCCCGCGGAAGCGCGGCGCGGCCGAGCGCGGCCCGACGGGCAGCCCGCGCAAGAAGCCGCGCCGCGAGGCGGAGGGGGAACTAGAGCCGGAGCCGGCGGAGGACATGGAGACGGGCAACGTGGCCAGCCTCATCAGCATCTTCGGTTCCAGCTTCTCGGGACTGCTCGGCAAGGAGCCCGCGGGCCGGCGGCGAGGGGCGCCCGGCGACGGACCAGCGGCAGCGGGCGGGGAGGCGGCGACGGGCGAACCCGGCCAGATCTGCTGCGACGAGCCGGTGCTGCGGAACCTCAACCCCTGGAGCACGGCCATCGTGGCCTTCTGA